A genomic stretch from Sebastes fasciatus isolate fSebFas1 chromosome 23, fSebFas1.pri, whole genome shotgun sequence includes:
- the LOC141762275 gene encoding fish-egg lectin-like, with the protein MKAVAVFALVLCGLAVSHAAWKCKEGPRLARAWQIDASVGVVCATTRSFYAYTLNNGRWTRLSTVRVKHCSVGHSGIWAVGRNNFVYRYVCGKLRRARGTSLKQLDCGGDSHLVGATSTNVGQCLTRRRTLGFAGTGSVSWQRIHPTLKFKHITCSPKACWAVTTGHRILCSKRVRRNTCRFSAWKSVTGSLVNIEISTDGKVYGVNGKGHVYVRVGITRRLQHGTSWRYIPMCMAIKQVSFDLGKLWAVSRSGTILMCNA; encoded by the exons CCTGGAAATGCAAAGAGGGTCCACGGCTGGCACGCGCCTGGCAGATTGACGCTTCGGTGGGGGTGGTGTGCGCAACTACCCGGAGCTTCTATGCATATACGCTGAATAACGGAAGGTGGACCAGATTGAGCACCGTCAGAGTGAAGCATTGCTCTGTGGGACATTCAGGAATATGGGCGGTTGGCAGGAATAACTTTGTCTACAGATACGTATGTGGCAAGTTGCGACGAGCCAGAG GAACGAGTTTGAAACAGCTGGATTGTGGAGGTGACAGCCATCTTGTGGGAGCAACCTCTACCAACGTGGGCCAATGTTTGACAAGAAGGCGAACTTTAGGCTTCGCCGGAACCGGCAGCGTGTCCTGGCAGAGAATCCACCCGACATTGAAGTTCAAGCACATCACCTGCAGCCCCAAGGCATGCTGGGCAGTGACCACAGGTCATAGAATCCTCTGCTCAAAG CGCGTGAGACGGAATACCTGCCGATTCTCTGCCTGGAAATCCGTGACTGGGAGTTTGGTGAATATTGAAATTTCCACTGACGGAAAGGTTTACGGAGTGAACGGAAAGGGCCACGTCTACGTAAG AGTTGGCATCACCCGTCGTCTCCAGCATGGCACATCTTGGCGCTACATCCCAATGTGCATGGCAATCAAGCAAGTGAGCTTCGACCTGGGCAAACTTTGGGCCGTCAGCAGATCTGGTACGATCCTGATGTGCAACGCCTAA